The following nucleotide sequence is from Zea mays cultivar B73 chromosome 1, Zm-B73-REFERENCE-NAM-5.0, whole genome shotgun sequence.
cgtcggcgcccggtgctaggacccggcacgtctggcgcgtccgcagcgtgtggcgaagcctccgccgcagccacgtccaaggccgcgaaataatccaagtcctcctccgacgactcctcactccactcaaccgagctcccagagtcagtaaaatcaaaaaactcagatacagacccaccatattcatttccaccttccgcggtcgaagccgccaaaaactcagtagtagcggttgcgtgcgcaggcccaaattcttgaacctacgcagcaaccagaattcagcacaacatccaaaaattccccaaccctaaacacccactacgccacctgcgaaggccctggcgctgcggaagcctccgccgttggctccgccgttggctccgccgcggCCTCCGCCGCAGTttccgccgcctccgccgcggaACCTTCAGCACTCGGCGTAGCGGCTGCTGGGGCGTCAGCGCCGCCTTCGCCAGTCGCAGCGGACGggggggcagccgtcgcgatcgctgcggtctccggggttggctccagggcgaccccagtcacaACCTCCGCGAGGGTCGACCCCaggtctggcagcgcgctgtccagagccccgaagtcgtccacccgctcgccgcgctccgcctaggacaagacacagattcagcaaacactcgcacagcccgcatacagcaaacgccaaacaaacaacaacgttacctgagccctcgcagcctcggcgcgctccctgaccaactcacgaccgtacagaccccacatccgatcgtagagggccccggcggactccttcaccacggggtcttcgaccttatagatgtctcgctcaaaatcttcatccacctggtcgaaggcctcgaagtgccggcacccttcgcgggagagcgcgttcatcgccccctcgcaggtgaccagggaggcgtacgacatcaacccccccacagcggttggaagttccagcagctcctcctacgcccactgcagacagcgaagcccgggctctcggtccggcacctcgaagtcaccggtccgcgcaccaagctcacgatatgtatccataagctgcgtgcgcgtccgttcggcctccgcacgcatcgcggcctcggcctccttcgcgcggctctccagggcggtgagccgccctTGCAGTTGtttggcgagctccttggcaagattgccctccgcccgcgccagcttggcatCCGCCAGCGCAGCCTGTtccttggcgatggcttcgttggtttCCCTCCTCTccaccgccagttggcgccggaggtcaactttctccctctccagggcggccaccttgtctgtcagattgcggcacttgctgtcggaggccgatttctcacggacagcgtcagcgtgttgcttccgaagtctctcgacttcggcagacaaagccgccgtaagggcccccgacgcagtacggctggtgaaaTCAGCCACTTGCAGAGCACACATAAGGAAATCAGCCACCcgggggggggggagggagtatagatcagcggacctgactcagcgcctccgtcgcctgactcagcgcctccgtcactcccttcagccggcgggtcgccgcgcccgcctcgtccctgaccaacgcgagggctggcacctcgcctccggcgccaaggatctcgcccctcgccttcggcgcttgcgcagccgtcgcgatcgccgcggcaggcgcaactatagcaagctggccctcgtccgaccctgcaacgcatcaacgaattaaaaaaaaagaaaaaaaaacatatacaacgacttacccccaagataatcgtccacattaatatcggtgccgaagtcggcaacgcgtttgcccggCGGCAGCGacgttcgggccgccttcgaagcctccgccactccgctggccgccggcaccaccttcgtcggtctggagcctccggcgcccgccgttgcctccggcgccttgctaggcgcagaggcgcccgccttcgccgccggcggcggcttgcctccgccggaggccgcagccttcgcatttccccgctgccttttcggccgagcttcgtgaatcctgacagtcgcctggcgtttctgcgccgccccttggcgatccttgtccatcactgcccacacaacagcaccgatatttcgcccgtaaggaaaaactctccactgatgaaccatgcgagatgtaaaacagtcctcctcagccgcgcaggggataggaacatttctaggccagcaacccccggtaaccctcagcatccgagccgaagactcccggagctcgggcgaagacatcctttcccccggggccgcacacgtcctcattaaatctctagcaaaactatcagacaccccaatccctcccatcgcagtacctaattttctctttttcgaggggggggcggccgccggcgcagggtcgtctcctgtctccaccgccggtttcttcccgcggcggtcggcttcgtcttgaccaggatatccATCGTAtgacaattgatttaattcgaagaccctgttcagacgatcatttgacccgcggatatcaaagctgcgctggccttccgtcctcggcacgtaacgccccacgagccgcacggcCCCGTCCTCCGCGTCGCGCACAAAAGCAGCCGGGTCGCGGTtccgcagattcagtgcgaaggcagggcttcgcacaacccttcctccgtgaaaaggcatctggcgagggcacacttcgcccagcacccaaccgtgcgccaagggccacaccccatacgccacaaactcttcaactaaatcacgcccactgctctgaccggcggcgcaccgaagggccccttcgtctgcatcttcctctgccacttcaaaaggcggatacgcagagtaataatgagagcacatctcagacacagggagacctttatggccttcgacagtaccctccgcaacataaaaccaaaattcattccaattgccccacttgttgcgggcgcacggaaccaactccactactggcattgtggtcttgccggtcttcggcgtgaatgtgcatgacccgaactgggcaactccgtccccaaccatcctcttctgccaatgcaaacaataattcttcgcaaaaacttcaacagacggctgcccgccgtacgaagtcgtcgcccagacatacttcgccagcgccaccatggcattcggtgtcagctgatgtatttgaacattgaatctacgcaggacttcgccaacaaaccggtgcgcaggcaagcggagaccggcggcgaagaacgcctcgaaaacgaccaactcaccctccggctcggggacttcctccgtccccggagcacgagcaaatccgccgccaaagtagcccaaccgctgcatatcttcaacgcgggctgacgtcatccgtgacacaccaaaatcaacagagtcgccggcgcgcaactcctccaccatcacgctactcaacgtcttctcagacgaggcggcggccggcggcgtggtgtcgaaggaagaagaagaggacggcattgctacgtaccgtcggcggcggcgggcggtttgcttcactcgagccagcactccggcgagcaaaaggagcagcggaagaagaagagcagcaagacggcgggaggctagggtttttacggagcgcggaaggcaaagttcaaacagcgccgacccctgcccccttttataggcagggcgcggctcttcgggaaacccgcaatccgacagggcgcgacgcttcgggaaacccgcaatccaacagtacgccgtccatcaacggtcacatcaaaaactcccgcggaaccacttcgagcgagggcagcgtctccgccatctagcgacgtcttcggcaccaggtgactttgtcgaactggtccctcggagggcaaatgttggggcgaaggcagagacgccacccttcgctcgtcgcctttcgctgcagtcgctggtttgacgaagacaaaacgggcagggacacccttcgcttcattcagcaccagacgaaggcctgcggtgacgtctccccgcagcacggcctcgtcctgctctgaggcccacgtgtgatctggcccattgtaacgggccccgcgtgaccgccgttgtgttacgggcctagtttgtaaaggcattattgtaagtacagcttgtaaccctgctttatgggaatattctggggataaactaggtgtccgagggcacatgcgtccttaacacgaggcgctggacactcagatacctataaatacccccacacagtgcccgtgagaggctagacatGAACAGAGCTATTTGTCCCCGAGCACGtatccctgttgtcaccactgttcatccttgttggcctcctcgctgctaagagcaagttccaacaggcgCCATCACAAGCAATTGAAAGCTTCCGCACTTCGTCCTCTGGCGCCTTCCACGCCTTGTCGGTCGCCTTCATAGCGTCATGGACCTCAGAAAATTCGTTTAAAATCTGAGGAGAAATCATGGAGCGGTCATTCTTTCTATATATTAAGCGCGAACGCAAAACAGCCTAGCTAGACGGTCCACGTCAGTATTTTTTCTCTGTGCCGTTCGATCACAAATGAACGATTATTGTCTGTCGCTGCATCAGTGACGattaaaaaaggaaaaaaatggACGAGAAGAGTCTTCTCGAGAGTTCCATTTGAAACTTCACATTCTGACGCTTCTCGCTCCTTCTTTGCGGTCACCCGACAGCACACT
It contains:
- the LOC118476090 gene encoding uncharacterized protein, with protein sequence MAGDGWCDADAEEEAEVSTPGSSVRSAFVVTSGEKEVVEMDASSSDVVSALVAMASWSVSCWAPVCCRVTAKKEREASECEVSNGTLEKTLLVHFFPFLIVTDAATDNNRSFVIERHREKILTWTV